One Opitutia bacterium DNA segment encodes these proteins:
- a CDS encoding alpha-N-arabinofuranosidase encodes MRLLRFLLLASALAAAPLFAAPTPVVKIDPARTGAPINPFIYGQFIEHLGRCIYGGIWAEMLEDRKFYFPVTADYAPYKSLADTAYPVVGASPWQIIGAPDGVRMVTENAFVGDHTPLLRAGAGIRQRDLGVAAGRGYTGYLWLRGTGEKPAAVDVTLVWGEGAADRATVRVSATPGDYAKHAFAFTAGATTDRAQLEVRVADADVLLGTLSLMPADNVRGLRRDTLALLKQLNGSIYRWPGGNFVSGYDWRDGIGDRDRRPPRKNPAWTGVEHNDFGTDEFIAFCREIGAEPMIAANTGFGDAHSAAQWVEYCNRPAATLAGGWRAQNGHPQPYGVRYWCVGNEMFGPWQLGFMQLSHYTIKHNLVVDAMRRVDPTLELAAVGDLETINAKNDPEQVKSGHTWSHGMLLACADHMSLISEHFYEGRLPWATNGRGALAAEVVKLKNTIRKKAEGHRALQASLPNLRGRFISVSMDEWNYWHRDYVYGELGCVYDQADALGVAMGLHEYFRQSDVIHMAFYAQTVNVIGAIKTSRTAAEMETTGLVLQLYRAHFGSVPLKLEGDFGALDVAAALSADGRTLTVALVNPTDAAVALPLALPAGRTAAGTATRWTIAAPTEFAHNTPGQPRAVDIVEQPAIDTTQPLAAPALGIALFSIPLK; translated from the coding sequence ATGCGTCTTCTTCGCTTTCTGCTGCTCGCCAGCGCGCTCGCGGCTGCGCCGCTGTTCGCGGCGCCCACTCCCGTCGTGAAAATCGATCCCGCTCGCACCGGCGCGCCGATCAACCCGTTCATTTATGGGCAGTTCATCGAACACCTCGGCCGCTGCATCTACGGCGGCATCTGGGCCGAGATGCTCGAAGACCGGAAATTCTACTTCCCCGTCACCGCTGACTACGCGCCCTACAAGAGCCTCGCCGACACCGCGTATCCGGTCGTCGGCGCGTCGCCTTGGCAAATCATCGGCGCACCCGACGGCGTGCGCATGGTGACGGAAAACGCCTTCGTCGGCGACCACACGCCGCTGCTGCGCGCCGGCGCCGGCATCCGCCAACGCGACCTCGGCGTCGCCGCCGGCCGCGGCTACACCGGTTACCTCTGGCTCCGCGGGACGGGCGAAAAACCCGCCGCGGTCGACGTCACGCTCGTCTGGGGCGAGGGCGCCGCCGACCGCGCCACGGTGCGCGTGTCCGCCACGCCAGGCGACTACGCGAAACACGCTTTCGCCTTCACCGCCGGCGCCACCACCGACCGCGCGCAGCTCGAGGTGCGCGTCGCGGACGCCGACGTCCTCCTCGGCACGCTCTCGCTCATGCCCGCCGACAATGTCCGCGGCCTGCGTCGCGACACGCTCGCGCTGCTCAAGCAGCTCAACGGCTCCATTTATCGCTGGCCGGGCGGCAACTTCGTCAGCGGCTACGACTGGCGCGACGGCATCGGCGACCGCGACCGCCGCCCGCCGCGCAAGAACCCCGCGTGGACCGGCGTCGAGCACAACGATTTCGGCACGGACGAGTTCATCGCCTTTTGCCGTGAGATCGGCGCCGAGCCGATGATCGCCGCCAACACCGGCTTCGGCGACGCGCACTCCGCCGCGCAGTGGGTCGAGTATTGCAACCGCCCCGCCGCGACGCTCGCCGGCGGCTGGCGCGCGCAGAACGGCCACCCGCAGCCCTACGGCGTCCGCTACTGGTGCGTCGGCAACGAGATGTTCGGCCCGTGGCAGCTGGGCTTCATGCAGCTCTCGCACTACACCATCAAACACAACCTCGTCGTCGACGCCATGCGACGCGTCGATCCCACGCTCGAGCTCGCCGCCGTCGGCGACCTCGAAACGATCAACGCCAAGAACGATCCCGAGCAGGTGAAATCCGGTCACACCTGGTCGCACGGCATGCTGCTCGCCTGCGCCGACCACATGAGCCTCATCTCCGAACACTTCTACGAAGGCCGCCTGCCGTGGGCGACGAATGGCCGCGGCGCGCTCGCCGCCGAAGTCGTGAAGTTAAAAAACACGATCCGCAAGAAAGCCGAGGGCCACCGCGCGCTCCAGGCGTCGCTGCCTAATCTGCGCGGCCGCTTCATCTCCGTCTCGATGGACGAGTGGAATTACTGGCACCGCGACTACGTCTACGGCGAACTTGGCTGCGTCTACGATCAGGCCGACGCACTGGGCGTCGCGATGGGCCTCCACGAATACTTCCGCCAGAGCGACGTCATCCACATGGCCTTCTACGCGCAGACCGTGAACGTCATCGGCGCGATCAAGACCAGCCGCACCGCCGCCGAGATGGAAACCACCGGCCTCGTGCTCCAGCTCTACCGCGCGCACTTCGGCTCCGTGCCGCTGAAACTCGAGGGCGACTTCGGCGCGCTCGACGTCGCCGCCGCACTGTCCGCCGACGGCCGCACGCTCACCGTCGCACTCGTCAACCCGACCGACGCCGCCGTCGCGCTCCCGCTCGCGCTGCCCGCCGGCCGCACGGCCGCCGGCACTGCCACGCGCTGGACCATCGCCGCGCCGACTGAGTTCGCCCACAACACGCCCGGCCAGCCGCGCGCCGTCGATATCGTCGAGCAACCCGCCATCGACACCACCCAACCCCTCGCGGCGCCCGCTCTCGGCATCGCTCTGTTCTCCATTCCGCTGAAATAA
- a CDS encoding cellulase family glycosylhydrolase, protein MKLALLLSCLGLATALASTSSTPAPTNPSGFRIHRGTNLSHWLSQYAGAPRDKFITEEDFKFIARAGFDHVRLPVDEKELWNEDGRPNEENFGYFTKALGWARAHQLRVIVDLHTVRSHHFNAANDGGPANTLFSDPAAQRHFLGLWQQLSARLKDYPNDAVAYEILNEAVADNDEDWNRLAAAAHAQIRATEPQRVIVIGSNRWQGAWKFPALKVPAGDPNIILSTHCYEPFTFTHYRANWTPVKLYTGPVQYPGRPIPAEELAQIEAQQEKHIVDQFASARHEWNADAIRADLMPAIKRARELGLQLYCGEFGCLPTVPRADRLRYYRDFVGVLESEGMAWANWDYKGNFGLFQRGDAGKPTGTPDTELLAALFLK, encoded by the coding sequence ATGAAACTTGCCCTGCTTCTCTCCTGTCTCGGTCTCGCCACCGCACTGGCGTCCACCTCATCGACGCCCGCGCCGACCAACCCCTCCGGCTTCCGCATCCATCGCGGCACAAACCTCAGCCACTGGCTCTCGCAATACGCGGGCGCGCCGCGCGACAAGTTTATCACCGAGGAAGATTTCAAATTCATCGCCCGCGCCGGCTTCGACCACGTGCGCCTGCCGGTGGATGAAAAGGAGCTGTGGAACGAGGACGGCCGTCCGAACGAGGAGAATTTCGGCTACTTCACCAAAGCGCTCGGCTGGGCGCGGGCGCACCAACTGCGTGTGATCGTCGACCTCCACACCGTCCGCTCGCACCACTTCAACGCCGCCAACGACGGCGGCCCCGCCAACACGCTCTTCAGCGACCCCGCGGCGCAACGCCACTTCCTCGGCCTGTGGCAACAGCTCTCCGCGCGCCTGAAGGACTACCCGAACGACGCCGTCGCCTACGAAATCCTCAACGAGGCCGTCGCGGACAACGACGAGGATTGGAACCGCCTCGCCGCCGCCGCCCACGCGCAGATCCGCGCCACCGAGCCGCAGCGCGTCATCGTCATCGGCTCGAACCGCTGGCAAGGCGCGTGGAAATTTCCTGCGCTGAAAGTCCCCGCCGGCGACCCGAACATCATCCTCAGCACGCACTGCTACGAGCCGTTCACCTTCACGCACTATCGCGCGAACTGGACGCCCGTGAAACTCTACACCGGCCCCGTGCAATATCCCGGCCGACCGATTCCCGCCGAGGAACTCGCCCAGATCGAAGCGCAGCAGGAAAAACACATCGTCGACCAATTCGCCAGCGCCCGCCACGAGTGGAACGCCGACGCCATCCGCGCCGACCTGATGCCCGCCATCAAGCGCGCCCGCGAACTCGGCCTGCAGCTCTACTGCGGCGAATTCGGCTGCCTGCCGACCGTGCCGCGCGCGGATCGCCTGCGCTACTACCGCGATTTCGTCGGCGTGCTCGAGAGCGAGGGGATGGCCTGGGCCAACTGGGACTACAAAGGCAACTTCGGCCTCTTCCAACGCGGCGACGCCGGCAAACCCACCGGCACGCCCGACACGGAGCTGCTCGCCGCGCTGTTCCTGAAGTAG
- a CDS encoding PEP-CTERM sorting domain-containing protein (PEP-CTERM proteins occur, often in large numbers, in the proteomes of bacteria that also encode an exosortase, a predicted intramembrane cysteine proteinase. The presence of a PEP-CTERM domain at a protein's C-terminus predicts cleavage within the sorting domain, followed by covalent anchoring to some some component of the (usually Gram-negative) cell surface. Many PEP-CTERM proteins exhibit an unusual sequence composition that includes large numbers of potential glycosylation sites. Expression of one such protein has been shown restore the ability of a bacterium to form floc, a type of biofilm.), translating into MHSRPISPSLARVARHGAAVLALSAAALAGHAQTVFSAAGASQSSIQTSVDSFRTALGTLNANNGSSFNSGRREINWDGVPDSASDPNAFPGDFFGQAFTGANGGRARGIQFSTPTGGFLNSANVPGPVSSRSLFNVQLANSGISLTPFSGDQVFIAQNSTITDVTFTVAGTSSSAAFVRGFGAVFLDVETTNATFFEFFNTSGASLGTFSAPVSGAGGFSFLGVAFDNATAIGRVRITSGSEALGAFADGSNLRQTTGDFVAMDDFIYSEPISVSAVPEPSTYAAIFGALALTGVMVQRRRRAAAATPPAQG; encoded by the coding sequence ATGCACTCGCGCCCAATCTCCCCGTCGCTCGCGCGCGTCGCCCGTCATGGCGCCGCCGTGCTTGCTCTCTCCGCCGCCGCGCTCGCCGGCCACGCGCAGACCGTATTCAGCGCCGCCGGCGCCAGCCAGTCATCGATCCAGACGAGCGTTGACTCGTTCCGCACTGCGCTCGGCACGCTCAACGCCAACAACGGCTCCTCCTTCAATTCCGGTCGTCGCGAGATCAACTGGGACGGCGTGCCCGATTCCGCCTCCGACCCGAACGCCTTCCCGGGCGACTTTTTCGGTCAGGCCTTCACCGGCGCCAACGGCGGGCGCGCGCGCGGCATCCAGTTTTCCACGCCCACGGGCGGCTTCCTCAACAGCGCGAACGTTCCCGGCCCGGTCTCCAGCCGGTCGCTCTTCAACGTCCAACTCGCGAACTCCGGCATCTCGCTCACGCCGTTTTCGGGCGATCAGGTCTTCATCGCGCAGAATTCCACGATTACCGACGTCACCTTCACCGTGGCCGGCACGTCGTCGTCCGCTGCGTTCGTGCGCGGCTTCGGCGCGGTGTTCCTCGACGTCGAGACGACGAACGCGACGTTCTTCGAATTCTTCAACACCTCCGGCGCCTCGCTCGGCACCTTCAGCGCGCCGGTGTCGGGCGCGGGCGGGTTCTCCTTCCTCGGCGTCGCCTTCGACAACGCCACGGCCATCGGCCGCGTGCGCATCACGTCGGGCTCGGAAGCGCTCGGCGCCTTCGCCGATGGCTCGAACCTGCGCCAGACCACCGGCGACTTCGTGGCCATGGACGACTTCATCTACTCCGAGCCGATCTCGGTTTCCGCCGTGCCCGAGCCGTCCACCTATGCCGCCATCTTCGGCGCGCTGGCGCTGACCGGCGTCATGGTGCAGCGCCGCCGCCGTGCCGCCGCCGCGACGCCGCCCGCGCAGGGCTGA
- a CDS encoding alpha/beta hydrolase, whose product MSAPEKLPASFRARRLPRGPQLRVLERFHSRIFRNSRDVTIWTPPGYGDPRRRHPVIYFQDGQNIFDPKTAFSGVAWGAGAAAEKLIRAREITPPILVGIANTGTHRINEYTPTRAEYDGMDGAKLRSAGDAKRYARFVETELKPFIDARYLTLPGPRTTSIVGSSMGGLVSLYFGLWHPRVFGNVAALSPSLWWDDRVALRDFARLKRKPDFRLWLDMGTAEPGWEVVQIFRDTLVAAGWAQGDDLEYREVAGGEHSEAAWAARLPEVLRFLVGRRR is encoded by the coding sequence ATGTCCGCTCCCGAGAAACTTCCCGCCTCCTTTCGCGCCCGCCGCCTGCCACGCGGCCCGCAGCTTCGCGTGCTCGAGCGGTTTCACTCGCGGATCTTCCGCAACAGTCGCGACGTCACGATCTGGACGCCGCCGGGCTACGGCGATCCGCGGCGGCGGCATCCGGTCATCTATTTCCAGGACGGGCAGAACATCTTCGACCCCAAGACCGCGTTCAGCGGCGTGGCGTGGGGCGCCGGCGCGGCGGCGGAGAAACTGATCCGCGCCCGTGAGATCACGCCGCCGATCCTGGTGGGCATCGCCAATACCGGCACCCATCGCATCAACGAATACACGCCGACCCGCGCTGAATACGACGGCATGGACGGGGCGAAGCTGCGCAGCGCCGGCGACGCGAAGCGCTACGCGCGTTTCGTGGAGACCGAGCTGAAGCCCTTCATCGACGCCCGCTACCTCACGCTGCCGGGACCGCGCACGACGTCCATCGTCGGCTCGTCCATGGGTGGACTGGTTTCGCTCTATTTCGGCCTGTGGCACCCGCGCGTGTTCGGCAACGTCGCGGCGCTCTCGCCGTCGCTTTGGTGGGACGATCGCGTGGCGCTGCGGGATTTCGCGCGCTTGAAGCGCAAGCCGGACTTCCGCCTGTGGCTCGACATGGGCACGGCCGAGCCGGGCTGGGAAGTGGTGCAGATTTTCCGCGACACGCTCGTGGCCGCCGGCTGGGCGCAGGGTGACGATCTCGAATACCGCGAAGTCGCCGGCGGCGAACACAGCGAAGCGGCGTGGGCGGCGCGTCTGCCGGAGGTGTTGCGCTTTCTCGTCGGTCGCCGGCGCTGA
- a CDS encoding sensor histidine kinase produces MSVASPARAEARSFSRRLWAALVVLVGLATALAVWLARAQLLAAETQSARLRFATESAAASALRAARAAELQHHLDRLATRPRLHAALEDDALDLLYPVALDELRDFFLPRGAAPTGGFHRFLDAAGHEIPPAGVPCGELPAGFAAELTAFRPTDRALWRLWIDPRDPDRAWEITAAPFFSHEDRRRLGALLIGAPLAAGDAVAYWSADRLHAPALPPAARADLVAALRRTPPVANEVRALDLAGVSQLLAFQPAAADAAAWEIRLAPLAPLQARQAALTRRIVAVGALVGLAGVLASGWISARFAVRFGRVAQRHDAQRRRRERVESRLEITQEERDRAARFAADASHQLKTPVAILRAGLDEFGAAADFPREREAELADLVRQTERLGHIVDDLLLLARLDAGLVPAIAAPVDLDDLLDRALDDASACPGAEQLVFARQGLHGARALGDARHYALALQSLLENAVKYSRPATTVHVSVLDGGETWIVCVDNVSAAPVPAELRERIFERFHRGPSAGSAAGYGLGLSLARLLARLHGGEVRLAGSDATRTRFELTLRKA; encoded by the coding sequence ATGTCCGTCGCCTCTCCAGCGCGCGCCGAGGCGCGGAGTTTTTCCCGGCGCTTGTGGGCCGCCCTCGTCGTGCTCGTCGGGTTGGCCACGGCCCTCGCGGTCTGGCTCGCGCGCGCGCAACTGCTCGCGGCGGAAACCCAGTCCGCCCGCCTGCGCTTCGCCACCGAGTCCGCCGCCGCCAGCGCGCTCCGTGCCGCCCGCGCCGCCGAACTCCAACACCACCTCGATCGCCTCGCCACGCGTCCGCGACTCCACGCCGCCCTGGAGGACGATGCGCTCGATCTCCTTTATCCCGTCGCCCTCGACGAGCTGCGCGATTTCTTCCTGCCGCGCGGTGCGGCCCCGACCGGCGGTTTCCATCGGTTCCTCGATGCCGCCGGTCACGAGATTCCGCCCGCAGGCGTGCCCTGCGGTGAACTGCCCGCCGGCTTTGCCGCCGAGCTCACCGCCTTCCGACCCACCGACCGCGCGCTCTGGCGGCTGTGGATCGATCCGCGCGACCCCGACCGCGCGTGGGAAATCACCGCCGCGCCGTTCTTCTCGCACGAAGACCGGCGCCGGCTCGGCGCCCTCCTGATCGGTGCGCCGCTCGCGGCCGGCGACGCGGTCGCGTATTGGAGCGCCGATCGTTTGCACGCGCCGGCGCTCCCTCCCGCCGCGCGGGCCGACCTCGTCGCCGCGCTCCGGCGCACGCCGCCCGTGGCGAATGAAGTGCGTGCGCTCGACCTCGCCGGTGTCTCGCAACTCCTCGCGTTTCAACCGGCCGCGGCCGACGCCGCGGCGTGGGAAATCCGCCTCGCCCCGCTCGCGCCGCTGCAAGCGCGCCAGGCCGCGCTCACCCGGCGCATCGTCGCCGTCGGCGCACTGGTCGGCCTCGCCGGCGTGCTCGCTTCCGGTTGGATCAGCGCGCGCTTCGCCGTGCGTTTCGGCCGCGTCGCCCAACGCCACGACGCCCAGCGCCGCCGCCGCGAACGCGTCGAATCCCGCCTCGAAATCACGCAGGAGGAGCGCGACCGCGCCGCGCGTTTCGCGGCCGACGCCTCGCACCAGCTCAAGACCCCCGTCGCCATCCTGCGCGCCGGTCTCGACGAGTTCGGCGCCGCGGCCGATTTCCCGCGCGAGCGCGAGGCGGAGCTGGCTGACCTTGTCCGCCAGACCGAGCGGCTCGGGCATATCGTCGACGACTTGCTCCTGCTCGCTCGCCTCGATGCCGGGCTCGTGCCCGCCATCGCTGCACCGGTCGACCTCGACGATCTGCTCGACCGCGCGCTCGACGACGCCAGCGCCTGCCCCGGCGCTGAGCAGCTCGTCTTCGCGCGCCAAGGCCTGCACGGCGCCCGCGCGCTCGGCGATGCGCGACACTACGCGCTCGCGCTCCAATCGCTCCTCGAGAACGCCGTGAAATACAGCCGCCCTGCCACGACGGTCCACGTGTCCGTGCTCGACGGCGGCGAGACGTGGATCGTCTGCGTGGACAACGTCAGCGCCGCGCCGGTCCCCGCCGAGTTGCGCGAGCGGATTTTCGAGCGTTTCCATCGCGGGCCGTCCGCCGGTTCCGCCGCCGGCTACGGTCTGGGGCTCAGTCTCGCGCGTTTGCTCGCGCGCCTGCACGGCGGCGAGGTGCGGCTCGCCGGCTCCGACGCCACGCGCACGCGCTTTGAGCTGACACTGCGCAAGGCCTGA
- a CDS encoding M50 family metallopeptidase gives MARITAAMPDTMAVAEATRAGMPVEAMEAAVETEPQVIPRLPTPVTRGRKALSLPVLVGTAVGLVIGGVAGFLGVRFGTHLLLPGLPKWIAIVHLAALPLVWLVVVGFHEFGHIVGGWAGGGKFLLYVVGPLMWKRTPAGVRFSWNKNLNIAGGLAACLPLDPAAATPRGTAIMVAGGPIFSLVLTVLAAWLGAGIAAIAVSPVAIFAQHLALFVAGMSLLIFLVTVAPGTAGGFKSDGLRFYELLRGGPRSEQENAVMTLTTAALGGVRPADYDPRLVEQAISLRDGSLFDLYAHHTVAHHFIDLGQPGRAQALLDHVMSGEAQLVPFARDALRCDYAWLLAEHSGDAVAARAWLDSAGALAFDPATRLRAEAAVLLAEGRRAEAAAKAREGLHALEHKSLSPTGNPFARDVLEDLLARAEA, from the coding sequence ATGGCGCGCATCACGGCGGCGATGCCGGACACGATGGCGGTGGCGGAGGCGACGCGGGCGGGGATGCCGGTGGAGGCGATGGAGGCGGCGGTGGAGACTGAGCCCCAGGTGATTCCGCGGCTGCCGACGCCCGTGACGCGTGGGCGCAAGGCGCTTTCGCTCCCGGTGTTGGTCGGGACGGCGGTGGGCTTGGTGATCGGCGGTGTAGCCGGGTTTCTCGGCGTAAGGTTCGGCACGCACCTGCTGTTGCCGGGGTTGCCGAAATGGATCGCGATCGTGCACCTGGCGGCGCTGCCACTGGTGTGGCTGGTCGTGGTGGGGTTTCATGAGTTCGGGCACATCGTCGGTGGATGGGCGGGCGGCGGGAAATTCCTGCTCTATGTCGTCGGTCCGCTGATGTGGAAACGCACTCCGGCAGGCGTCCGCTTCTCCTGGAACAAGAACCTCAATATCGCGGGCGGTCTCGCCGCGTGCCTGCCGCTCGACCCGGCGGCGGCGACACCGCGTGGCACGGCCATCATGGTCGCCGGGGGACCGATATTCAGTCTCGTGTTGACGGTGTTGGCGGCGTGGCTCGGGGCGGGCATCGCGGCAATCGCGGTGTCGCCGGTCGCGATCTTTGCGCAACACCTCGCGCTGTTTGTCGCCGGGATGTCGCTGCTGATTTTTCTCGTGACGGTGGCTCCCGGGACGGCCGGCGGATTCAAGAGCGATGGCCTGCGCTTCTACGAGCTCCTGCGCGGCGGCCCCCGGTCGGAGCAGGAGAACGCGGTCATGACCCTCACGACCGCCGCGCTCGGCGGAGTGCGGCCCGCGGACTACGACCCGCGACTCGTGGAGCAGGCGATCTCGCTGCGTGACGGTTCACTCTTCGATCTCTACGCGCACCACACCGTCGCGCACCACTTCATCGACCTCGGCCAGCCCGGCCGGGCGCAGGCGCTGCTGGATCACGTGATGAGCGGCGAGGCGCAGTTGGTGCCGTTTGCGCGCGATGCGCTGCGTTGCGACTACGCTTGGTTGCTCGCTGAACACTCGGGCGATGCGGTCGCGGCGCGCGCGTGGCTCGACTCCGCGGGTGCGCTCGCCTTCGATCCGGCGACGCGCCTGCGCGCGGAAGCCGCGGTGTTGCTGGCGGAGGGGCGGCGGGCGGAGGCGGCCGCGAAGGCCCGTGAGGGCCTGCACGCGCTCGAGCACAAGAGCCTCAGCCCGACGGGCAACCCGTTCGCGCGCGACGTGCTGGAGGACTTGCTCGCGCGCGCCGAGGCGTGA
- a CDS encoding paraquat-inducible protein A → MSTPDRSTAAVPALLVVAAALFLSGVFFPFFHVSKFWIFHEAISVVGGIVALFQEGEYFLFAVLTLFTLVFPAAKLGLLALIWLERDKDLSRIQRLHHWVATLGKWSMLDVFVVAILIVTMKAAGLAKLQIGLGLYLFTFSVVVTQFASSWIDRQLRA, encoded by the coding sequence ATGTCCACGCCCGACCGCTCCACCGCCGCCGTGCCCGCGCTGCTCGTCGTCGCCGCGGCGCTGTTTCTCAGCGGCGTGTTCTTCCCGTTCTTCCACGTGTCGAAGTTCTGGATCTTCCACGAAGCGATCTCGGTCGTCGGCGGCATCGTCGCGCTCTTCCAGGAAGGCGAGTATTTCCTCTTCGCGGTGTTGACCCTCTTCACGCTCGTTTTCCCGGCCGCGAAGCTCGGGTTGCTGGCGCTGATCTGGCTCGAGCGCGACAAGGACCTCTCGCGCATCCAGCGCCTGCACCACTGGGTCGCCACGCTCGGCAAGTGGTCGATGCTCGACGTGTTCGTCGTTGCGATCCTGATCGTCACGATGAAGGCCGCCGGCCTCGCCAAGCTCCAGATCGGGCTCGGGCTTTATCTGTTCACGTTCTCGGTCGTCGTGACACAGTTCGCCTCCTCTTGGATCGATCGCCAATTGCGCGCCTGA